The window tgagagcaaaatagcaaggcattttgaaaataattcttgtgtgattcaagtgtgcgaacctgaagctacatgaaccagatagaaaaatcagttccaagtgtctgtctcttattctagttcaattgtagtagggcttttcaaattgtacctttcagctttatctagaggcaattgtattaggtactctgagtattcaagttagagttaacttgaagttgtcgcaacagttagaggttggttaccacaacgggattagaggtaatccttaggtttacaaagatttttgtaaatattgttttggctcagtgatttagtgaagtgttggaaaaaatcctattgagtagtaggtcgtggttttttcatcttttgagccgAGTGCTTTCCACATAAAAAtatttgtgttctttactttccgcatttactatttccgcaacagtagtataaggaacacatagaagaattaggtccttctataatcagtgcaCGCGAAAATCGGAAATCACACAAATCACCCCGGGTGACATTAAAGTATAAAGCATCACTTTCAGAATATGATAAACTATCAAGAAGGAATTTAAACTGATAGTAATTGAAATCTGAGGCAtcaaaatacacacacacacacacatatcaCCTATTAGTTACAGGACTAAGTCCTGCGAACAAGAATAATCATAGCACATGTTATATCAAATGGTTGGCAAAGGAAGACGTTTAATATGCTATCGagttggaaaaaaaatatttatttaactgGTTATCAATCTAAACATAACCTATCACCTATGTAATTTATGACAATATTCAGGATTTCAAGTCAATATATATGGAATATcactatatttaaattttttaacaaTATGTATATACTTGGTTACTGTAGTATACAATTTTCAATTGTATAGTACATAATTTCAATAGGAAACATTAAATGCTTTCACTGTCAAAATTGTGAatcctttctctctctctctctctctctctctctctctctcttatatatatatatatatatatatatatatatatatatatatatatatatatatatatagatacacAGATATACATAATATCATATACAGACCCTCACCTTGAATCTTATCTTATGGTAGGCAATATGAGAAATTTGATATTCCTGACATCTCTTAGCGGTTTCGGAAGAACCAAATTAGTGAAACAAATGATTTATTTCCAAATAaaaaactttgaaaattttgtgaACCAAATTTTCTTTACTAAAGTGTTTATTCCCTTTTCTCTAATTTTCTAAGCACCGAGTATAGCGGTGGGAAGAGAGAGAAACATATTGGATCCCACCCTAATTTTCTCATTTCGAGTACTTTAGTCCAATTGATTCAAAGTCAAATAGGTGGACTCAGTAGCACGATATGGCCAACCAAAATCTTTAAACTCAAGGAACTTTGTGTACTTTATGATAACTAGTTTTCACATTGAAATGCTGCCCTTTAATCTCCATATACTCATTCTCTCAAAGCTTCGCTCTTTAGCCTTTTTTCCTTCACAAATCTTTGCTTTACATGTTACGATGAAGACATACAAACCAAATGGCCGACGTTTCATCATTTCctcatttttctttattatattccTTTGCGTTCTAGCTTCAATCAATGAAATCCGATTTGACAGCTTTTTGATATTAGGTAGTTGTGCTTTCTCTCAAACACCAACTAGAAATTCTTCTTCTGCTACAAACTTTCTTAGTGTAAATTCCTCTTCCTTGTCCACCAATAACGAAATCCGAATTCTCATAGGAATTTTGACACTTCCCGATCAGTACCAAAAGCGACACTTCCTGCGTCTAATCTATGGAACACAACCTCCAATAATGGGTGCAAAGGTTGACATCAAGTTTGTGTTCTGCAATCTAACAAAAGAAGATCAAAAGGTATTAGTAGCACTTGAAATAATGCGTTACGACGATATCATCATCCTAAACTGCCAAGAAAATATGAACAAAGGCAAGACGTATACCTATTTTTCCAGCTTGCCAGAGCTATTTTCAGTCTCAGATGACCAGCCATATTATCCACCTTATCATTACGTGATGAAAGCCGACGATGACACATATATAAGGCTTGAGAGTTTTGTAGAATCCCTAAGGCCATTGCCTAGGGAAGATTTGTACTATGGTTATGTTATTCCATGTCCAAGCATGGACCCTTTTGTTCATTACATGTCAGGAATGGGTTATTTAGTGAGTTGGGATATCGCAGAATGGATAAGAGAATCTGATATTCCTAAAAGCCATTTAGAAGGCCCAGAAGACAAGGTTTTTGGAGAGTGGCTCCGAGATGGTCACCGGGCAAGACATCGGTACAATGCCAAATGGTCTATGTACAATTTCCCCGAGCCGCCGACGAGATGCACGCACGAGCTGTGGCCGGACACGATTGCAGTTCATATGCTCAAGAATCAAGAAAAGTGGATTCAGACGCTCAACTATTTCAATGTCACTAGGGATCTTAAACCATCTAAGTTGTATCATATATGATATACCTTAGGCAAACACGTATTTTCCTCTGTTTTAGTTCTCTAGTTAACGTGACAAtttttttgagatgattcaaagagaaacaaGTTGCAGAAATTCATTACACAATCTAGCATTTAAATTTTTAACGGGTTTCATAATATCTTAATAACCTAATTATATctattttcaaacaaaaatcaATATGTTTACCCTTataattggataacaattaaacttataatgaggttctaaagatacgtgatttcacttaatatcGATAGACAAATATaaagattaataacagaaatgaactataaaaTAAAGCGAACCAGTATTGAAACGGAATTCAACCCTCTAGAGTGCCCTCGAATTGAATGATGCAAGAACTATGAAAGTATAACAAGCTCAATAACAATGGTGAAAACAATAAAGAGAATTGTTGCTTTTTGTGTCTGTCAACCGTGTCCTCCAAATGATTAGAATCCCCATTTATATAGCAGAGGAGTTCcacttatggtacaattctaattacagaaagaaaccccatgattagctaattaaccgtttctgatttgatccgttccgaatTTATGCCATGATCATCGGCCAGTcaccgagatttacgccatgatcctcggtCAGCCCCGAATATCTTGTCTTTCTGTTAttatgctatcttcgatcttgctcaatgtctgtctcatttggtttcgatcgctactagcctcgatctcgacaggtacctcggttctgaactcggtaccttatccttGTGATATGGCCTATTCCGTTACGAGACCGTCCTTCGATGCAAACTCCCGGTCTCAGTCAAACGGTAAAATCGGGTGGGGCTGATTTTAAGCGTATACACAATATGTGATTACCAAAATGAGATCAACTTTTCACGCACATGAAATTCATGCATGGTGAAGAGTAGGTTACATAAAGCAGTTTCCATTCTCATGCAAAATTACCTAATTAGAAACTACAGATGCGGTTGACAATTTGACCAAAAGTGCAAGCAAGAAGCTCCCTAATCTGGAGTGAGACTAAAGTTAGGCTCACTTCCATAACCTTATTTCCGCCAAGATAGAATAAATGCATGTGACTGCAAAGGACAGCTAGCGACTTCTAAATTGCAGCGCACGGAAAGGCAAACCTCCCCACCCCAAACTCCACCCACccacaaagcataaagaaaaaatagaaattaaaaaaatgagagaTTTGAATATCTAGACTCCTGACCAAAAAATTTGGCCCCtttatatttatttgtgaagCTCAATTTTTCTTTAACTCCAGCTTTCTCCATAATAAAACTTAATATTTGTTTTTGACAGAATAGCCTAGTAAACACTTGTACTTGTTTCGGTTTGACATATCGGTCcttttatttcactttttttcATCCAAACCCTTCTACTTGATAAAAAATCTATGTTTTGAAACTTTGTGACGATGTGTGTCTCACAATCGCGCCATATCAGAATCCACATAGGATAAAATATACCATGTCATTTTTtagtttacaaaaaataaaaacaaaccctTTTGacttttttgcttttattttttgacTTTATCTACATTTGTTTTCACCTAGTCCACCATCTCTTCTCCTTACCGCCAACAACTCCACCACTGCCATCGCCGAAAAATTCCACCGGCCACCGGAGAACACCATGAACCTTCgcaagttagtcacaataaaacTCTTCCGCACTCCTCCATCTTTATTCCTTCACCGATACAACCAAAAAGATAAATTCACTTCCCAATCATCTTCAGAATTTTACTTCTCCATTAAAATTTGGAGATCACTCTTCATTCTCCATTGGTTTCTTATTATTGGCAAACAACACACTTCATTACTAGATAAATTGAATagatttttttctcaaaaaagcAGATTTACTTCTCCATTAAAATCGGACAACTCATCATTTGCTCTTTAGAAAAGTGTTATCTGGAAATTACAATAGTTTTTGTCTGTTGGATGAGAATAGGTTCAAGGTAAAATAGTTTTTGGGTGAAAATTGGGAGGGAGAACGGGAAGGGGGTGCAggttgggggaggggggggggggaaggggaagaaagagaaaaag is drawn from Nicotiana tabacum cultivar K326 chromosome 9, ASM71507v2, whole genome shotgun sequence and contains these coding sequences:
- the LOC107768355 gene encoding beta-1,3-galactosyltransferase pvg3-like — encoded protein: MITSFHIEMLPFNLHILILSKLRSLAFFPSQIFALHVTMKTYKPNGRRFIISSFFFIIFLCVLASINEIRFDSFLILGSCAFSQTPTRNSSSATNFLSVNSSSLSTNNEIRILIGILTLPDQYQKRHFLRLIYGTQPPIMGAKVDIKFVFCNLTKEDQKVLVALEIMRYDDIIILNCQENMNKGKTYTYFSSLPELFSVSDDQPYYPPYHYVMKADDDTYIRLESFVESLRPLPREDLYYGYVIPCPSMDPFVHYMSGMGYLVSWDIAEWIRESDIPKSHLEGPEDKVFGEWLRDGHRARHRYNAKWSMYNFPEPPTRCTHELWPDTIAVHMLKNQEKWIQTLNYFNVTRDLKPSKLYHI